The DNA sequence aagaaaataataaaatatgatacAAATTATAAACAGGCTGCTGCTGGAACTAGGATGCAGTGGCAGTTATATACATATTGATACATAATGAAACACAGTTTAGGACAAGAAGCTGAAGGTATCAAATTTGAACTAAGCATAGTCTTATACAGAAACCATCTATCTTATCTTAGCCTGTTCAATATGTATAATGGAAACATAAGAAGTCCAACTGTTCTGTGATAAAACCAAAAATCCCAATAAAGTGCACAAACTAAACCCTCACAAGAATCTCGTACATCCAAATAATGGGAAATGAATTTTCTACTTGATAAACAAACCAATATCGAAGAAAAAGAAATGTGGGACAAATGACAAAATTTCCATGAAACAAAACTCTAATTTAATCTGGGAATGCACTCCAGCTATAATGAACAATTGGACATGGTGATCTCTCCATATATAATTCCACATTACTATCAAATATCAAGACTTAAATTTAACTTGCAGAAAATTCAAATGCCCCTCATAAGAGGAAACGGTAATTAATTAGAGctttaaacaaaaattaaacactTAGAACTCACAGCAAAAGCGACGATGGCGGATGAAAGAGCAAGAAACCCATACTTGGCCATTCCTTCGGAGAACCCAATAAAGGTATTGGCAATGCCAAACATAATCCTCCATAGTAAAGCACAAGCCACCACACCAACAGCACCTAACACGAAGAGATAGTTCCTTCTAAAAAAAGCCTCAATCTGCAACCCTATGGCCTCCCGGTACCTCGAGAAGGTGGAAGCAACGGCTGACGCCGGCTTCTCAAAGACCTTCTTCGCAAAATCCGTATTGACATTAGCTTTCCCCAAGGAGAAGAACCTGAGCCCAACTCCAGCCCTAGAGGGAGACGAAGGAATTCGGGTCAACACCGCATTGGACGAACCCGGTACTCCGATTCGAGAAAAACGTGGCGGAGCAGGGGCGGAATGGTGCGCACGACTGAGCGAATCTCGGAACAAAGAAGCAGCCGTAGTACCGGGATTTGGGGAAGAGGGTTTCGCGATGTGAGAGGAATGATAATTGTGAAGCCTGAGAAAACCATGGACGAGTCTGGTTGAAGCTTTGGACATTTGATGATTCAGGTGTATATcagtttatattatatatgtatgtatatccTACGTATACAGATTAGATTCACAAACACACAAACTCAGATCACAACAACAAGAAATTGGTCTAGGACAAGAttctgtaaatatatatatataatatttatggaGAAGAAGAAGTAGTAGAATTTGGTCGAAGTTTTTCTTCTAAATTTATTCTATAGCATTAGCTATTTTCTCTTGCTCTTACCGAAGATTACATTTCTTACGCATGGTATGCAAATTTTAGATTCTGGGGTAGTTGTTGtaacaataatattattattacattaaaattaattaaaaaataataataaatactgTTAGTAGAATGAATTTGTTCAAGTGAGGTGCAGAGTTTAAaccaaaatcaattatttttaaataaaaaaaatgttaaataatATGTGCTGTTAACGTTTACATTGCTTTTCACGTTCATTGGGTTAATTTTAATTTGtcaaaacacaaaaaattaaaGACTGTCGAAGTTGGGACTTTTGGTGAAAGTATATAGAGACTGAGAGAATCATCAAATGTCATTAAC is a window from the Cannabis sativa cultivar Pink pepper isolate KNU-18-1 chromosome 1, ASM2916894v1, whole genome shotgun sequence genome containing:
- the LOC115705543 gene encoding uncharacterized protein LOC115705543: MSKASTRLVHGFLRLHNYHSSHIAKPSSPNPGTTAASLFRDSLSRAHHSAPAPPRFSRIGVPGSSNAVLTRIPSSPSRAGVGLRFFSLGKANVNTDFAKKVFEKPASAVASTFSRYREAIGLQIEAFFRRNYLFVLGAVGVVACALLWRIMFGIANTFIGFSEGMAKYGFLALSSAIVAFAGLYVRARFTINPDRVYRIAMRRLNTSAGILEVMGAPLSGSDLRAYVMSGGGLTIKDFKPRIRSKRCFLLFPIRGSERKGLVSVEVKKKKGQYDMKLLAIDIPMASGPDQRLFLEGDEVEYKVGGGLISQLRDPVVKAMSAAKEFDTLDQIEEEEDAERELQKAEQKNRDEIEKLEKDGHQ